The following are encoded in a window of Pyrenophora tritici-repentis strain M4 chromosome 6, whole genome shotgun sequence genomic DNA:
- a CDS encoding Myosin-tail-1 multi-domain protein, translated as MPSWGRKESYEVSSKEQKQILADIQSGSQKFSRRLLPPRSQDNRRARNGDTIVPVTVTGEASQQEERRGRKSTSSGRPGLPKRTSSMKRAYNYFFGGAAPLPAPAEPTSPLVTTDATPPTKAESIRQQDNGVDTPPETPREPPRRLSEDEAAADSPSPPSLLASDDLETQISKLKKKLAHAEADLDEAQRVAATQDEHVRSLEEDHKERTKEFESREQSLQQDKKDLEEHMVSVVVQQVREAKAKERNTVREECEAEFNEKIADITKEAEGLRGTVSELEAQIASYKDEIEKLKGIIDSHQAAGTESADNSAELEAKEAELSTAKAQLDELTAAKSNTEKELADALATIEELKSQSQDTVAKADLDALAADRDAQKTKVEEFVAEVAILKSQISELEELKSKHAELEAAHSKLSEELAARGTQDADAEKASKEEAEGLRSTITELQASLQEAKDTLEQKASELDAKTKEYAAAADQVASLTESSKSEVDSLKAEISDLQEKLKTVDMSKGDADELAQKVSALEKSLKEAQDDLSAKTSELEASSASLASEKEAAVKAAEEAKSKVDALTAKISELEASLKESQDSLSAKDAELETVKGDASKAAESAKVEVAGLQSTVSKLEAEIESTKGSSDEQTTAAKKEAEELRETVAKLEAELEAAKGEVTKVSEASNAKVTELEGSLKEAQDSLAAKESELAAAKEEVSKASEASATKVAELEGSLKEAQESLATKESELAAAKEEATKAVESSKGDAEGLQKTIADLEASLKEAKDSLSSKESELEAAKGDVTKVTESSSSKIAELEASLKEAQESITAHKSELEAAKSEAKKAVESSKGDAEGLRSTISELEASLKEAKDGLAAKESELEAAKADVSQATESSGSKIAELEASLKAAQDSLAAKESELGAKSAEAGKVTELEQALATAKSDLEAATTAKEDAAKASESSTQEAEGLRNKITELETAVKEKEAALAEATQATEAAKGGANESAAKIAELEASLKETTSKLEAKETEHSESLQAAQSSSNDKIAALEKELADAKAEASKVAELEAKLAAKESEHSEALQTAQSSGNEKVASLEKDLAAAEQSLEETKKAKEAVDEELKATKEAEAEAKETAAKASTLESELAELKISTEKSTAEKSELEEKLKASETKVTELEASVEAAKAKESELTALQAKLDEATQASEASIKELEAAKSGETEAKTSLETLQATLKEQEEKTTALQSEAEAAKKAQEEAKAELESAKEQLEKAKADQEELKKTNAELLEKASKIVEVPATEVPAEKAAEVPVEKAIEEPVAETKEPEAPVDAPAVDGAAETETKDAEEPESEPQTPTTPMSPTNGDEEEV; from the exons ATGCCGAGCTGGGGCAGGAAAGAAAGCTATGA AGTCTCTTCAAAAGAGCAGAAGCAGATCCTCGCTGATATTCAGTCGGGATCTCAAAAGTTCAGCAGACGGCTCCTACCGCCTAGAAGCCAGGACAACAGGCGAGCAAGGAACGGAGATACCATCGTACCCGTCACCGTAACTGGCGAAGCAAGTCAGCAAGAAGAGCGACGAGGACGCAAGTCGACCAGCTCAGGCCGACCCGGGCTCCCCAAGCGTACCAGCAGTATGAAGCGAGCGTACAACTACTTCTTCGGTGGAGCTGCACCACTGCCTGCACCGGCTGAGCCGACAAGCCCGTTGGTCACAACCGATGCTACACCACCCACAAAGGCAGAGTCGATAAGACAGCAGGACAATGGCGTCGATACCCCGCCTGAAACCCCGCGCGAGCCGCCTAGACGGTTGAGCGAAGACGAGGCCG CGGCAGACTCTCCTTCACCCCCATCTCTACTAGCCTCGGATGACTTGGAGACGCAAATTTCCAAGCTCAAGAAGAAGCTCGCCCACGCCGAAGCCGACCTTGACGAAGCCCAGCGCGTTGCTGCTACCCAAGATGAGCATGTGCGGAGTCTTGAGGAGGACCACAAGGAGCGCACCAAGGAGTTCGAGTCCCGCGAGCAGTCGCTGCAGCAGGACAAGAAGGATCTTGAGGAGCACATGGTCAGCGTCGTTGTTCAACAAGTACGCGAGGCCAAGGCCAAGGAGAGGAACACCGTTCGCGAGGAGTGCGAAGCTGAGTTCAACGAGAAGATTGCCGATATCACAAAGGAGGCTGAAGGCCTTCGCGGCACCGTCTCCGAACTTGAGGCCCAGATTGCATCCTACAAGGATGAGATCGAGAAGCTCAAGGGCATCATCGACAGCCATCAGGCAGCCGGTACTGAATCAGCTGACAACTCTGCTGAGCTTGAAGCTAAGGAGGCTGAGCTTTCTACTGCCAAGGCGCAGTTGGACGAGCTTACCGCTGCAAAGAGCAACACAGAGAAGGAACTCGCCGATGCTCTTGCCACAATTGAGGAGCTCAAGAGCCAGAGCCAGGACACTGTCGCCAAGGCTGATCTTGATGCCCTAGCTGCGGACCGAGACGCTCAGAAGACCAAGGTTGAGGAATTCGTTGCTGAGGTCGCCATCCTGAAGTCGCAGATCTCCGAGTTAGAGGAGCTGAAGTCCAAGCACGCTGAACTCGAAGCCGCACACAGCAAGCTCTCCGAAGAACTTGCAGCACGAGGCACCCAAGACGCTGATGCTGAGAAGGCGTCAAAAGAGGAGGCTGAAGGTCTTCGCAGCACCATTACTGAGCTGCaagcatctctccaggagGCAAAGGATACCCTTGAGCAGAAGGCTTCAGAGCTTGACGCTAAGACCAAGGAGTatgctgctgctgccgaTCAGGTCGCATCATTGACTGAGTCATCCAAGAGTGAGGTTGATAGTCTCAAGGCTGAGATTAGCGATTTGCAAGAGAAACTCAAGACTGTCGACATGTCCAAGGGTGACGCTGATGAGCTTGCTCAGAAGGTTTCTGCCCTCGAGAAGTCGCTGAAGGAGGCACAAGATGATCTTTCTGCCAAGACGTCTGAGCTCGAGGCATCCTCAGCCTCCCTTGCTTCCGAGAAGGAAGCGGCAGTCAAGGCTGCAGAAGAGGCTAAGAGCAAGGTTGATGCCCTCACAGCCAAGATTTCTGAACTTGAAGCCTCCCTCAAGGAATCACAAGACAGCCTTTCCGCCAAGGATGCCGAGCTTGAAACCGTAAAGGGCGACGCATCCAAGGCTGCCGAATCTGCCAAGGTTGAGGTTGCAGGCCTGCAGAGCACCgtcagcaagcttgaggccGAGATTGAGAGCACAAAGGGTTCTTCTGATGAGCAGACCACTGCTGCCAAGAAAGAGGCCGAGGAGCTTCGCGAGACTGTAGCTAAGCTTGAGGCTGAGCTGGAGGCTGCAAAGGGCGAAGTCACCAAGGTTTCAGAGGCTTCCAATGCCAAGGTCACCGAGCTCGAGGGCTCGCTGAAGGAGGCACAGGATAGCCTGGCTGCTAAGGAGTCTGAGCTAGCTGCCGCAAAAGAGGAGGTCAGTAAGGCATCAGAGGCCTCTGCCACTAAGGTAGCTGAGCTCGAAGGTTCCCTCAAGGAGGCACAAGAGAGCCTTGCCACCAAGGAGTCTGAGTTGGCTGCTGCCAAGGAGGAGGCCACCAAGGCTGTTGAGTCATCCAAGGGAGACGCTGAGGGTCTGCAAAAGACCATCGCTGACCTTGAGGCTTCGCTCAAGGAAGCCAAGGACAGCCTATCGTCCAAGGAATCTGAACTTGAGGCTGCTAAGGGCGATGTCACCAAGGTCACTGAATCTTCCAGCTCGAAGATTGCCGAGCTTGAGGCCAGTCTGAAGGAAGCTCAGGAGAGCATCACCGCCCACAAGTCGGAATTGGAGGCTGCCAAGAGCGAAGCTAAGAAGGCGGTCGAATCATCCAAGGGTGATGCTGAGGGCCTTCGTTCCACTATCAGCGAGCTAGAGGCTTCTCTTAAGGAGGCGAAGGATGGTCTTGCGGCAAAGGAGTCTGAACTCGAGGCTGCTAAAGCTGATGTAAGCCAAGCTACTGAGTCCTCTGGCTCAAAGATCGCTGAGTTGGAGGCGTCTCTCAAGGCTGCCCAAGACAGCCTAGCCGCGAAGGAGTCGGAACTGGGGGCCAAGTCTGCTGAAGCTGGCAAGGTTACCGAACTTGAGCAAGCTCTCGCCACTGCAAAGTCAGATCTTGAGGCTGCTACCACTGCCAAGGAAGATGCTGCCAAGGCATCAGAATCGTCAACACAGGAGGCTGAGGGTCTTCGCAACAAGATTACCGAGCTGGAGACTGCCGTCAAGGAGAAGGAAGCTGCTCTGGCTGAGGCTACCCAAGCCACCGAGGCTGCCAAGGGTGGTGCCAACGAGTCTGCGGCAAAGATCGCAGAGCTTGAGGCTTCCCTCAAGGAAACCACTAGCAAGCTCGAAGCCAAGGAAACTGAACACTCAGAATCTCTCCAGGCAGCTCAATCGTCAAGCAACGACAAGATTGCGGCCCTTGAGAAGGAGCTCGCTGACGCCAAGGCTGAGGCCAGCAAGGTCGCCGAGTTGGAAGCTAAGCTTGCTGCGAAGGAATCTGAACACTCTGAAGCCCTTCAGACTGCCCAATCTTCAGGCAACGAGAAGGTTGCTTCCCTGGAGAAGGATCTCGCCGCTGCCGAGCAGTCTCTTGAGGAGACTAAGAAGGCAAAGGAGGCTGTTGATGAGGAGCTCAAGGCGACCAAGGAGGCTGAGGCTGAAGCGAAGGAGACTGCTGCAAAGGCCTCTACACTCGAATCCGAGCTTGCAGAGCTCAAGATATCGACTGAGAAGTCGACTGCTGAGAAGAGCGAGCTAGAGGAGAAGTTGAAGGCAAGCGAGACCAAGGTCACTGAGCTCGAGGCCAGCGTCGAAGCTGCCAAGGCGAAGGAATCTGAACTCACTGCTCTCCAAGCCAAGCTTGACGAGGCTACCCAGGCATCTGAGGCATCCATCAAGGAGCTCGAGGCCGCTAAGTCAGGAGAGACAGAAGCCAAGACATCTCTCGAGACTCTTCAGGCCACACTGAAGGAGCAAGAAGAAAAGACCACTGCTCTACAGTCCGAGGCTGAGGCCGCGAAGAAGGCACAAGAGGAGGCTAAGGCGGAACTTGAGTCTGCTAAAGAGCAActtgagaaggccaaggCTGATCAAGAGGAGCTCAAGAAGACTAACGCTGAGCTGCTTGAGAAGGCCTCGAAGATTGTCGAAGTCCCCGCCACCGAGGTTCCCGCTGAGAAGGCTGCTGAAGTACCTGTCGAGAAGGCCATCGAGGAGCCAGTTGCTGAGACCAAGGAGCCAGAGGCACCAGTAGATGCACCAGCTGTCGATGGCGCAGCGGAGACCGAGACTAAGGATGCTGAGGAACCCGAATCGGAGCCCCAAACACCCACTACCCCCATGTCACCCACCAACGGCGATGAAGAGGAGG TTTGA